One region of Zootoca vivipara chromosome 7, rZooViv1.1, whole genome shotgun sequence genomic DNA includes:
- the MYOG gene encoding myogenin translates to MPPSSWCEEPVFHSQTQALPCQTLAMELLETNPYFFADQRFYDGENYLSPRLHGYEQTAYQDRTAMTLCPESRAGLEEKASSLPDHSPGQCLPWACKVCKRKSVSIDRRRAATLREKRRLKKVNEAFEALKRSTLLNPNQRLPKVEILRSAIQYIERLQALLSTLNQQERDQRELRYCNSSTQAVVTSDHGSSSTSCSPEWSTQLDFSTHPGDHLLSDDSSEDHNLHSLSSIVDSIAVEDVAVAFQEERAQN, encoded by the exons ATGCCACCAAGCAGTTGGTGCGAGGAGCCAGTGTTTCACTCCCAGACGCAGGCTCTGCCTTGCCAGACGCTCGCTATGGAACTCCTTGAGACCAACCCTTATTTTTTCGCAGACCAGAGGTTTTACGACGGGGAAAACTACCTGAGCCCTCGCTTGCATGGCTACGAGCAGACGGCCTACCAAGACCGAACAGCCATGACCCTGTGCCCCGAAAGCAGGGCTGGCTTAGAGGAGAAGGCCTCATCCCTGCCAGACCACAGTCCCGGCCAGTGTCTGCCCTGGGCGTGCAAAGTGTGCAAGAGGAAAAGCGTCTCCATTGACAGGCGCCGGGCTGCCACCCTGAGGGAGAAGCGCCGGCTGAAGAAAGTCAATGAGGCCTTTGAAGCTCTGAAGAGGAGCACTTTATTGAACCCCAACCAGCGGCTTCCCAAGGTGGAGATCTTGCGCAGTGCCATCCAGTACATTGAGCGCTTGCAAGCTCTGCTCAGTACTCTCAATCAGCAGGAGAGGGACCAGCGAGAACTGCGCTACTGCAACTCCAGCACCCAAGCGGTG GTGACTAGTGACCATGGATCCAGCAGCACCTCATGCAGCCCTGAATGGAGCACCCAGCTAGACTTTAGCACTCATCCTGGAG ATCATTTGCTGAGTGATGATTCTTCCGAAGACCACAATCTTCACTCGCTGTCTTCGATTGTGGACAGTATTGCTGTGGAGGATGTGGCCGTTGCGTTCCAAGAGGAGAGGGCTCAGAACTGA